In the genome of Populus nigra chromosome 19, ddPopNigr1.1, whole genome shotgun sequence, the window CAAGCCAAGTATACCTTGTACAAAATCAAGCATGGATTCTAAGGACGTAGCACAAAATTTGACCTCCCCTTTGATGGGTTTAATCTCACATGCTCTAAGCGTATCTTCCATAGCTATGGCTTGGGGAGACCCATTAGAGAAGGAGAAGAATTGAAGAAGATACGgaaatttttcatatgaaaaaggAATTGAATTTGCATCTTCTCTAGGCAACAAGCGAGGAGATTTTGAAGGGTCCTTCATCGGAAAATATATGGGCATTGTTCTTCCCACTTTTAGATCATTCAAGGTGAAAAACACTAACAGCGAATGATCCATGTGATCCATATGGGATGATGGATGATCATGGACATGAACAGGTTCTCCATGCATCCCTTCACTCTGAGAATCATCCCTGGCTCCTCCTTTTCCATCAACACACTGCAATATACCATAAGCTTCAGATAATTAACAacttagagagagaaacaaaagaacaagaatcaaCATTCATCATTTCCTGTACGAAACACAAAAGTTTAAGCTTGAtcagaaatattttaattgagcAGAGAATGGTACTAAGACAGACTGAATAGATCACTCATATATACACATAAGCGTATACAGATCATATATACTATATATCAAAATGAACCAAGCTAGCACAGTCTAGTTAAGAGTACCAAAACAAGCAGAAGATAAAGGAGGTAGAACTTGAAGGTAAATTCTGCGCCCATCTCTTTCGCTGTTTCGACTGAAGTAACTCTTCCGAAATTATTAGATCGCAGAATATATGGTCACGTTCTATATAACGTGAAATGGTCATATTTATCgcccagaaaaaaaaaggagtcatATTTCTCAAAGAAATGATTACCTTTCCGCTAGGCAAAACAAACAAGGTAATGTCTAAATGATAAATAATTCATCTGTGGGACACGTCAT includes:
- the LOC133679569 gene encoding BURP domain-containing protein BNM2A-like, giving the protein MGAEFTFKFYLLYLLLVLCVDGKGGARDDSQSEGMHGEPVHVHDHPSSHMDHMDHSLLVFFTLNDLKVGRTMPIYFPMKDPSKSPRLLPREDANSIPFSYEKFPYLLQFFSFSNGSPQAIAMEDTLRACEIKPIKGEVKFCATSLESMLDFVQGILGLESRFKVVSTTYLTESSILLQNYTIREVPKEVPAPKMVACHTMPYPYAVFYCHSQETKNKVFMVSLISENGDRVEALAVCHLDTSQWSRNHVSFKVLGIEPGSSNVCHFFPEDNLVYVPMPTMSNNLINVM